One Mycolicibacterium fortuitum subsp. fortuitum genomic window carries:
- the rplI gene encoding 50S ribosomal protein L9: MKLILTAEVEHLGVAGDAVEVKDGYGRNYLLPRGLAIVASRGAERQAEEIRRAREAKTIRGVEHANELKTALENLGEVSLPVHAAADTGKLFGSVTAADVVAVIKKAGGPNLDKRTVQLPKAHIKSVGTHPVTVKLHTGVEAKVSLNVVAE; the protein is encoded by the coding sequence ATGAAGCTGATTCTCACTGCTGAGGTGGAGCACCTGGGTGTCGCCGGCGACGCCGTCGAGGTAAAGGACGGCTACGGCCGTAACTACCTGCTGCCCCGCGGCCTGGCCATCGTGGCCTCCCGCGGTGCCGAGCGCCAGGCCGAGGAAATCCGTCGGGCGCGCGAGGCCAAGACCATCCGGGGTGTCGAGCACGCCAACGAGCTCAAGACCGCTCTGGAGAACCTGGGCGAGGTTTCGCTGCCGGTTCACGCCGCTGCCGACACCGGCAAGCTGTTCGGTTCCGTGACCGCGGCTGACGTCGTGGCCGTGATCAAGAAGGCCGGCGGCCCGAACCTGGACAAGCGCACGGTGCAGCTGCCCAAGGCGCACATCAAGTCCGTCGGCACGCATCCGGTGACCGTCAAGCTGCACACCGGGGTGGAAGCCAAGGTGTCGCTCAACGTTGTTGCGGAGTAA
- a CDS encoding single-stranded DNA-binding protein — MAGDTTITVVGNLTADPELRFTPSGAAVANFTVASTPRMFDRQSNEWKDGEALFLRCNIWREAAENVAESLTRGSRVIVTGRLKQRSFETREGEKRTVVEVEVDEIGPSLRYATAKVNKASRSGGGGGGFGGGGGGGSRPAEPKDDPWGSAPASGSFSGADDEPPF, encoded by the coding sequence GTGGCTGGTGACACCACCATCACAGTTGTCGGAAACCTGACTGCTGACCCGGAACTGCGTTTCACTCCGTCCGGCGCAGCCGTCGCCAACTTCACCGTTGCTTCGACGCCGCGAATGTTCGACCGGCAGAGCAACGAGTGGAAGGACGGCGAGGCGCTGTTCCTGCGGTGCAACATCTGGCGTGAGGCTGCCGAGAACGTGGCCGAGAGCCTCACTCGGGGTTCGCGGGTGATTGTCACCGGTCGGCTCAAGCAACGTTCCTTCGAAACCCGCGAGGGTGAGAAGCGCACCGTTGTCGAGGTCGAGGTCGACGAGATCGGTCCGTCCCTGCGCTACGCCACGGCCAAGGTCAACAAGGCCAGCCGTAGCGGCGGCGGTGGTGGCGGCTTCGGCGGTGGTGGCGGCGGTGGTTCGCGCCCGGCCGAGCCCAAGGACGATCCGTGGGGCAGTGCACCGGCGTCGGGTTCCTTCAGCGGGGCCGACGACGAGCCGCCGTTCTGA
- a CDS encoding LppA family lipoprotein, translated as MSNPYKPTDAGQASQAADALKTLPSLEDTHTQVESVIIKLGQQITAIAPSVTWEWRRTDSRGGCNPPYEQSVGQLILLRNYVSDNPIPEQNWKQAADLAQQAASSLGATELTVFKDHPNNHDLQFTSDTGTTLRIGSQAAALITGSTGCRLPSKTR; from the coding sequence GTGAGCAATCCATACAAGCCCACCGACGCCGGCCAAGCTAGCCAAGCAGCAGACGCGCTGAAAACCCTGCCGTCACTTGAAGACACACACACGCAAGTGGAGTCCGTGATTATCAAGCTCGGTCAGCAGATCACCGCCATCGCCCCGTCTGTGACCTGGGAATGGCGACGTACAGACAGCAGAGGCGGGTGCAATCCACCGTACGAGCAATCAGTCGGACAACTGATACTGCTACGAAACTACGTATCCGACAACCCAATTCCCGAACAGAACTGGAAACAGGCTGCCGACCTTGCACAACAAGCTGCCTCTTCGTTGGGCGCAACCGAGCTCACCGTATTCAAAGATCATCCCAACAATCACGACCTACAGTTCACCAGCGACACCGGGACAACCTTGCGCATTGGATCGCAAGCCGCAGCGCTGATCACCGGCAGCACCGGTTGCAGACTGCCAAGCAAGACCAGATAG
- a CDS encoding replicative DNA helicase, whose amino-acid sequence MAVVDDLGHPDSEMDGPPPGEDFGRQPPQDMAAEQAVLGGMLLSKDAIADVLERLRPGDFYRPAHQNVYDAILDLYGRGEPADAVTVAAELDRRGLLRRIGGAPYLHTLISTVPTAANAGFYAGIVAEKALLRRLVEAGTRVVQYGYAGADGADVTDVVDRAQAEIYDVTERRASEDFVALEDLLQPTMDEIDAIASQGGIARGVPTGFTEFDEITNGLHPGQMIIIAARPGVGKALALDTPLPTPTGWTSMGDVGVGDHLLGPDGEPTRVVAATEVMLGRPCFEVEFSDGTVIVADAQHQWPTGDGIRTTTQLRPGLHTIAAPTCRGGAAVLAPVSQVAAVRRLPSVPVRCVEVDNAAHLYLAGPAMVPTHNSTLGLDFMRSCSIKHRMASVIFSLEMSKSEIVMRLLSAEAKIKLADMRSGRMSDDDWTKLARRMSEISEAPLYIDDSPNLTMMEIRAKGRRLAQKADLKLVVVDYMQLMSSGKKYESRQQEVSDFSRSLKLMAKELEVPVIAISQLNRGPEQRTDKRPQVSDLRESGCMTANTRILRADNGAEVTFGELMATGERPLVWSLDEHKNMVARPMTNVFYSGHKEVFKLRLASGREVEATANHPFMTIDGWVPLGELAVGDRLATPRRIPEPVHTERMHDSEVVMLAHMIGDGSCVKRQPIRYASVDEANLVAVEISALHFGVTAVRDDYPAAGVTTLRLPAPYRLTHGKRNPIAAWLDRLGLFGKRSYEKFVPKEVFALPDDQVALFLRHLWATDGSVRWDAKAGQARIYYATSSRRLADDVTQLLLRVGVHARIKRAKKPGYRDCWHVLIYGWDNQRRFVAHVGVNGERGIKAREVLAHLEDAKCNPNLDTVPKEVWQQVKSALSREGMTHRQFAAAMGTKFCGSTMWKHAPSRSRLHRAAAVLNDPELHHLALNDVFWDEIVEITSIGEHDVYDGTVPGTSNFVAQGITAHNSLEQDADMVLLLHRPDAIDREDPRGGEADIILGKHRNGPTANITVAHQLHFSRFTNMAR is encoded by the coding sequence GTGGCGGTGGTGGACGACCTGGGGCATCCGGATTCGGAGATGGATGGCCCTCCGCCTGGGGAGGACTTCGGCCGGCAGCCGCCGCAGGACATGGCAGCCGAGCAGGCGGTTCTTGGCGGCATGCTGTTGAGCAAGGACGCGATCGCCGACGTCCTCGAGCGGTTGCGCCCCGGCGACTTCTATCGCCCGGCCCACCAGAACGTCTACGACGCCATCCTGGATCTCTACGGCCGGGGCGAACCTGCCGATGCCGTCACCGTCGCCGCCGAGCTCGACCGTCGCGGGTTGTTGCGCCGCATCGGCGGGGCACCCTATCTGCACACCCTGATCTCCACCGTGCCCACGGCGGCCAACGCCGGCTTCTACGCCGGCATCGTGGCCGAGAAGGCGCTGCTGCGCCGGTTGGTGGAGGCCGGCACCCGGGTGGTGCAGTACGGCTACGCCGGCGCCGACGGCGCGGACGTCACCGATGTGGTGGACCGGGCTCAGGCCGAGATCTACGACGTGACCGAGCGGCGCGCCTCCGAGGACTTCGTGGCGCTCGAAGACCTGCTGCAGCCCACCATGGACGAGATCGACGCGATCGCGTCGCAGGGCGGCATCGCGCGCGGTGTGCCGACCGGCTTCACCGAGTTCGACGAGATCACCAACGGCCTGCACCCGGGGCAGATGATCATCATCGCGGCACGGCCCGGTGTCGGGAAGGCACTCGCGCTCGATACTCCACTGCCCACACCCACCGGTTGGACCTCGATGGGTGATGTCGGTGTGGGGGATCATCTCCTCGGACCAGACGGCGAGCCCACGCGGGTTGTCGCAGCCACCGAGGTCATGCTCGGCCGTCCGTGCTTCGAGGTCGAATTCTCCGACGGCACGGTGATTGTGGCCGATGCCCAGCACCAGTGGCCCACAGGTGACGGTATCCGCACCACCACCCAGCTGCGGCCGGGCCTGCACACCATTGCGGCGCCAACCTGTCGCGGCGGAGCTGCCGTGCTGGCGCCGGTGAGCCAGGTGGCTGCGGTGCGGCGGCTGCCCAGTGTGCCGGTGCGCTGCGTCGAGGTCGATAACGCCGCGCATCTGTACCTGGCGGGCCCCGCCATGGTGCCGACGCACAACTCCACCCTCGGCCTGGACTTCATGCGGTCCTGCTCGATCAAGCACCGGATGGCCAGCGTCATCTTCTCGCTGGAAATGAGCAAGTCCGAGATCGTCATGCGGCTGTTGTCGGCCGAGGCGAAAATCAAACTGGCCGATATGCGTTCGGGTCGCATGAGCGATGACGACTGGACCAAGCTGGCCCGCCGGATGAGTGAGATCAGCGAGGCGCCGCTCTATATCGACGACTCGCCGAACCTGACCATGATGGAGATTCGCGCCAAGGGCCGGCGGTTGGCCCAGAAGGCGGACCTGAAGCTGGTGGTCGTCGACTACATGCAGCTGATGAGTTCGGGCAAGAAGTACGAGTCACGCCAGCAAGAGGTTTCGGACTTCTCCCGCAGCCTGAAACTGATGGCCAAGGAACTCGAAGTGCCGGTGATCGCGATCAGTCAGCTGAACCGTGGTCCCGAGCAGCGCACCGACAAGCGTCCGCAGGTCTCGGACCTGCGTGAATCGGGTTGCATGACGGCGAACACCCGAATCCTGCGGGCCGACAACGGCGCCGAGGTGACGTTCGGCGAACTGATGGCGACCGGCGAGCGCCCGCTGGTGTGGTCGCTCGACGAGCACAAGAACATGGTGGCGCGGCCGATGACCAACGTGTTCTACAGCGGGCATAAAGAGGTGTTCAAGCTCAGGTTGGCCTCGGGACGTGAGGTGGAGGCTACAGCCAACCATCCGTTCATGACCATCGATGGCTGGGTTCCCTTGGGAGAGCTCGCGGTCGGAGACCGGCTGGCGACGCCGCGACGGATCCCCGAGCCGGTGCACACCGAGCGGATGCACGACTCCGAGGTGGTCATGTTGGCGCACATGATCGGTGACGGCTCGTGTGTGAAGCGCCAGCCGATCCGTTATGCCAGCGTCGACGAGGCAAACCTGGTTGCGGTGGAGATTTCGGCGCTGCACTTCGGAGTGACTGCGGTGCGCGACGATTACCCTGCGGCTGGCGTCACCACATTGCGGCTACCCGCGCCGTATCGGCTTACTCACGGTAAGCGCAATCCGATCGCGGCCTGGCTGGACAGGCTCGGGTTGTTCGGCAAGCGCAGCTACGAGAAGTTCGTTCCCAAAGAGGTATTCGCCCTTCCCGACGATCAGGTGGCGTTGTTCCTTCGTCACCTGTGGGCAACGGACGGGTCGGTGCGGTGGGACGCAAAGGCCGGCCAAGCGCGCATTTACTACGCCACCAGCAGTCGGCGGCTGGCGGATGACGTGACCCAGCTGTTGTTGCGGGTCGGTGTGCACGCGCGGATCAAGCGTGCTAAGAAGCCGGGATACCGCGATTGTTGGCACGTACTCATCTACGGCTGGGACAACCAGCGCCGCTTCGTGGCGCACGTCGGAGTGAACGGCGAGCGGGGAATCAAGGCCCGCGAGGTACTTGCTCATCTCGAAGACGCGAAGTGCAACCCGAACCTCGACACTGTGCCCAAAGAGGTTTGGCAGCAGGTGAAGTCGGCGCTTTCGCGTGAGGGCATGACGCACCGGCAGTTCGCCGCGGCGATGGGTACGAAGTTCTGCGGTTCCACGATGTGGAAGCACGCGCCGAGCCGGTCACGGCTGCACCGGGCGGCGGCCGTGCTCAACGATCCCGAACTGCACCACCTGGCGCTCAACGACGTCTTCTGGGACGAGATCGTCGAGATCACCAGCATCGGCGAACACGATGTCTACGACGGAACGGTTCCAGGTACCAGCAACTTTGTGGCGCAAGGCATTACGGCGCACAACTCGCTGGAACAGGATGCCGACATGGTCCTGCTGCTGCACCGCCCTGACGCCATCGACCGGGAAGACCCGCGCGGCGGTGAGGCCGACATCATCCTGGGCAAGCACCGTAACGGCCCGACCGCGAATATCACTGTGGCGCACCAGCTTCACTTCTCGCGCTTTACCAACATGGCCCGGTAG
- a CDS encoding sensor domain-containing protein: MTAGRLRRISVALALCVLTAGCTVTTGGHVVAAPTLGRAPEPLPAHALEDLLLDTSDIGTIMGARVDVIESGDSMYRNQPLDDGCLVWAEAQQYSYQGSGWTAVRVQQLRDRRDDADHIVYQAVVAFPDAMAASEFYDSQVSEWGQCDDQRVDLHDAGDPNAHYWTLSEAADENGILTITREQEESTRGWSCQRALTAENNVVADVSACAYDVDDRGAQIAEQIANKIAQQ; the protein is encoded by the coding sequence ATGACGGCCGGAAGACTGCGTCGGATCTCGGTTGCCCTGGCGTTGTGTGTGCTGACTGCCGGATGCACTGTGACCACCGGCGGGCACGTGGTTGCCGCTCCGACGCTGGGCCGCGCACCTGAACCGCTTCCCGCACATGCGCTGGAGGACCTGCTGCTCGACACGAGCGATATCGGCACGATCATGGGCGCCCGGGTCGATGTCATCGAGTCCGGTGATTCGATGTACCGCAACCAGCCCCTGGACGATGGTTGCCTGGTGTGGGCAGAGGCCCAGCAATACTCGTATCAAGGCAGCGGCTGGACTGCTGTTCGCGTGCAGCAGCTTCGCGACCGCAGAGACGATGCCGACCACATCGTCTATCAGGCCGTGGTCGCGTTCCCCGACGCCATGGCAGCCAGTGAGTTCTACGACAGCCAGGTGTCGGAATGGGGCCAGTGTGATGATCAGCGGGTCGACCTTCACGACGCCGGTGACCCGAACGCCCACTATTGGACGTTGAGCGAGGCCGCCGACGAAAACGGGATCCTCACCATCACCCGGGAGCAAGAGGAAAGTACCCGAGGCTGGTCATGCCAGCGTGCGCTTACGGCCGAGAACAACGTCGTCGCCGATGTCAGCGCATGCGCCTATGACGTCGACGATCGGGGCGCCCAGATCGCCGAGCAGATTGCCAACAAGATCGCCCAGCAGTAA
- the pip gene encoding prolyl aminopeptidase — MEGEPRVDDGPHRHELLDVGDGNQMFWEARGNPLGRTVLLVHGGPGTGRSDTAHKAFDHNVFQIVSFDQRGCGQSVPNAADPSTDMTANTTEHLLTDMEKLRRRLGVDRWLLYGGSWAATLILAYAQRNPEHVDGIILISVSLTRPTEIDWLYRGLRILLPEAWEQFRAGVPVTMREETNLVEAYRRLMEHPDPQVREQAACNWCDWEDATIAHERLGRQGQFSANTIEAKLAFVRICTHFYAHYAWLDDDQLLHNAHRLAGIPGVIIHGRLDLSCPSITSWELARAWPDAELVMIDDSGHTGSPAMAAAVRHAIARFTDRDRNRP; from the coding sequence ATGGAGGGTGAGCCGCGGGTCGACGACGGGCCGCACCGGCATGAGCTGCTTGATGTCGGCGACGGAAATCAGATGTTCTGGGAAGCGCGTGGAAACCCGCTGGGACGCACCGTGCTGCTCGTCCATGGCGGCCCGGGCACCGGGCGCTCCGATACCGCCCATAAGGCGTTCGACCACAACGTGTTCCAGATCGTGTCCTTCGATCAGCGAGGATGCGGCCAAAGTGTGCCGAATGCTGCTGACCCGTCAACCGATATGACCGCCAACACCACCGAACACCTCCTCACCGACATGGAGAAGCTGCGGCGGCGCCTTGGTGTCGATCGGTGGTTGCTCTACGGTGGATCATGGGCAGCCACCTTGATTTTGGCGTACGCACAACGTAATCCGGAGCACGTCGACGGCATCATCCTGATCAGCGTGTCGCTTACCCGACCGACCGAAATCGACTGGCTCTATCGCGGGCTGCGGATCCTGCTGCCCGAAGCCTGGGAACAATTCCGCGCTGGAGTACCTGTGACGATGAGGGAAGAGACCAACCTTGTTGAGGCCTACCGCCGACTCATGGAGCACCCCGACCCTCAGGTGCGCGAACAGGCCGCGTGCAACTGGTGCGACTGGGAGGACGCCACGATCGCCCACGAACGGCTGGGTCGACAAGGGCAGTTCAGCGCCAACACCATCGAAGCGAAACTGGCGTTTGTCAGGATCTGCACGCACTTCTATGCCCACTACGCGTGGCTCGACGACGACCAGCTGCTACACAACGCGCATAGGCTCGCCGGGATCCCTGGTGTGATCATCCATGGCCGCCTGGACTTGTCTTGCCCTTCCATCACCTCATGGGAGCTGGCCCGCGCGTGGCCCGACGCCGAACTAGTGATGATCGACGACTCGGGGCACACCGGAAGCCCAGCGATGGCGGCAGCCGTCCGGCACGCCATCGCACGGTTCACCGACCGGGACCGCAATCGCCCCTGA
- the rpsR gene encoding 30S ribosomal protein S18 — translation MAKSTKRRPAPEKPVKTRKCVFCSKKGKGQVIDYKDTALLRTYISERGKIRARRVTGNCVQHQRDVAIAVKNAREVALLPFGSSTR, via the coding sequence ATGGCCAAGTCCACAAAGCGACGGCCGGCACCGGAAAAGCCGGTCAAGACTCGTAAGTGCGTGTTCTGCTCCAAGAAGGGTAAGGGGCAGGTCATCGACTACAAGGACACTGCGCTGCTGCGCACCTACATCAGCGAGCGCGGCAAGATCCGTGCCCGTCGGGTGACCGGCAACTGCGTCCAGCACCAGCGCGATGTCGCCATCGCGGTCAAGAATGCCCGCGAGGTGGCTCTGCTGCCGTTCGGCTCGTCGACGCGGTAG